The proteins below come from a single Crossiella sp. CA-258035 genomic window:
- a CDS encoding nucleotide disphospho-sugar-binding domain-containing protein, giving the protein MQVLFTVSSWPTHYAAMVPLGWALQAAGHEVRVVCTPSQVAPVSAAGLIPVPVLNGLEVTVRLRLQYYREALNGQWPYPWLPPHPLTGGPLNSLDDFDLAGYRDREAPAYARLAAAGYDAAVAFASAWRPDLVLHDPASLEGMLIAGLLGIPAVLCLWGPVGTHEPAHMSIVPEDHSGAFPRHGLREFGLDMIRTVIDPCPPALAPPIAAQRLPMRYVPYNGCAPMPGWLLERSDRPRVCITWSTALTTTSGPRSYLLPELVRAADDLGVEVVLTATAEDVAALGRVPPTVRVAERLPLRLLLPGCDAVVHHGGSGTALTALWAGVPQVMATFASEQTATATRVAAAGAALHLPGHEANAGAVGTALEKLLADNSYRRTAGELRAQMLRQPTPADLVKTLEGHHREPGRDIQRSSV; this is encoded by the coding sequence GTGCAGGTGTTGTTCACGGTGTCGTCATGGCCGACGCACTACGCCGCCATGGTGCCGCTCGGCTGGGCGTTGCAGGCCGCCGGACACGAGGTCCGCGTGGTGTGCACGCCGTCCCAGGTGGCCCCGGTGTCCGCGGCCGGCCTGATCCCGGTACCGGTGCTGAACGGGCTTGAGGTGACGGTGCGGCTGCGGTTGCAGTACTACCGGGAGGCGCTGAACGGGCAGTGGCCGTACCCGTGGCTGCCACCGCATCCGCTGACCGGCGGGCCGCTGAACTCGCTCGATGACTTCGACCTCGCCGGGTACCGCGACCGCGAGGCGCCGGCATACGCCCGGCTGGCCGCGGCCGGGTACGACGCGGCGGTGGCGTTCGCCTCCGCGTGGCGGCCGGACCTCGTGTTGCACGATCCGGCGAGCCTGGAGGGGATGCTCATCGCCGGCCTGCTCGGCATTCCGGCCGTGCTGTGCCTGTGGGGGCCGGTCGGCACTCACGAGCCGGCGCACATGTCGATCGTGCCGGAGGACCACAGCGGTGCGTTTCCCCGCCATGGGCTGCGCGAGTTCGGCTTGGACATGATCCGTACCGTGATCGATCCCTGCCCGCCGGCGCTGGCGCCGCCGATCGCGGCCCAGCGCCTGCCGATGCGGTACGTGCCGTACAACGGCTGCGCGCCGATGCCCGGGTGGCTGCTGGAGCGATCGGACCGGCCCCGGGTCTGCATCACCTGGTCGACGGCGCTGACGACGACGTCGGGCCCGCGGTCGTATCTGCTGCCCGAACTTGTCCGCGCCGCCGACGACCTCGGCGTGGAGGTGGTGCTGACCGCGACCGCCGAGGACGTGGCCGCGCTCGGCAGGGTGCCGCCGACGGTCCGGGTGGCGGAGCGCTTGCCCCTGCGGCTGCTGCTGCCGGGCTGCGACGCTGTCGTCCACCACGGCGGTAGCGGCACCGCCTTGACCGCGTTGTGGGCTGGCGTGCCGCAGGTGATGGCAACCTTCGCGTCGGAGCAGACGGCGACGGCGACGCGGGTGGCGGCCGCCGGTGCGGCACTGCACCTGCCCGGCCACGAGGCCAACGCGGGTGCGGTGGGCACGGCGCTGGAGAAGCTGCTCGCCGACAACTCCTACCGCCGGACCGCAGGCGAGCTGAGGGCGCAGATGCTCCGGCAGCCCACTCCGGCCGACCTGGTGAAGACGCTGGAAGGCCACCACCGGGAACCGGGACGCGACATCCAGCGAAGTTCTGTCTAG
- a CDS encoding NAD-dependent epimerase/dehydratase family protein — protein MEIIGRGYLAGVLTPIADAHPGVVAAAFGVSVATGASESDFARDAERLYDVGRRCAEQGKKLLFFSTASPAMYALPGEPGRESGPVCPSTAYGRHKLAMEAVLAASSIDYLALRVSHVVGPRQPAHQLLPSLVRQVSSGTVKLHRGARRDLIDAADVVHVVDRLLNLGVSRAVVNVATGRSVPIEEVVDHVEERLGIAATRQYVTTVTSQSVSTAELHRLVPEIALTTVDYFYYRRVLDRYLPEYVATPLRIPV, from the coding sequence ATGGAGATCATCGGCCGTGGCTACCTCGCCGGCGTGCTCACGCCCATCGCGGACGCCCATCCCGGGGTCGTCGCCGCGGCCTTCGGGGTGTCGGTGGCGACCGGGGCGTCGGAGTCGGACTTCGCCAGGGATGCCGAGCGCCTCTACGACGTGGGGCGGCGGTGCGCGGAGCAGGGCAAGAAGCTGCTCTTCTTCTCCACCGCCTCACCCGCCATGTACGCGCTGCCGGGGGAGCCGGGCCGGGAGAGCGGCCCCGTCTGCCCGTCCACCGCGTACGGCCGGCACAAGCTGGCCATGGAGGCCGTGCTGGCCGCCTCGTCCATCGACTACCTCGCGCTGCGGGTGTCGCACGTGGTCGGTCCCAGGCAACCGGCGCACCAGCTACTGCCCTCGCTGGTGCGCCAGGTCAGCTCCGGCACGGTGAAGCTGCACCGAGGCGCGCGGCGTGACCTGATCGACGCCGCCGACGTGGTCCACGTCGTGGATCGGCTGCTCAACCTGGGCGTCAGCCGCGCCGTCGTCAACGTCGCCACCGGCAGGTCGGTGCCGATCGAGGAGGTCGTCGATCACGTCGAGGAACGCCTGGGGATTGCGGCGACCCGGCAGTACGTCACCACTGTCACGAGCCAGTCCGTCTCCACGGCCGAGCTGCACCGCCTGGTGCCGGAGATCGCGCTGACCACGGTGGACTACTTCTACTACCGGCGCGTCCTGGACAGATACCTGCCGGAGTACGTCGCCACGCCGCTGCGGATCCCGGTATGA
- a CDS encoding LuxR C-terminal-related transcriptional regulator, with amino-acid sequence MTSSAQVAETEPGARIPVLAPPVLRRERLESIVDKHLRPDAPPVLLVCAPAGTGKTTLLASWAGRRVQEAGTPVVRWATITARDNEPQVLAATIDAALSGRSGSEPAPVCLVLDEVHELLAPQASRELERWLRGLPAGLRVVLLARFPPPLGLARLRVEGRLREIGMAELAFTAEEGAALLTAAGQAPTSGELDRLMRHTEGWAAGLRLAAIARTGEPDSADRVLADYLRNEVLATETALVRQLLTAVSVCEAFTVELATALSGLEQTGHLVDQLHRVRGLLRQPDGAGHWYRCHPLLRHHLHAELTRTRPEQALELHRRAADWFLAAGARMLALEHAVAGRRVDLAARLVAEVGVAELLAGRAEALASVLTRLPEHVLARPSVALVVAATALAGGDTAAAEEALRRIGHSGLPLRSPRLRVLSAAVLLWRGYATGAGASAELVDIAAADSGCPEVDLLVLLVRAGWALRQGDLLAARSALERAHRLAAAGERRGGLLHVLAQQAIVAAVEGELATARTLAGGAVRLAEEQQWTTSAICGAARLVLAAEAQLRLDTDTVRAHLTAAAPACAGDSLPRLAMGSLTAVLRFDTGADPHRALLDLCALWADHDWRELCPPWLAAWFSPMAVRMALQVGELDRARQIAEHGTRLLGSRAEAGLLRAIMQAHRGRLNQARRSLAPVLAGRQPPAAGHNLVEAWLLEAVLADRMRADRHAHRALCQALALAGPGELLRPFRSAGAPIRDLLARNLGRYGRLEHFAAAAAAAPAIERAAVTATLTSRELDLLAELPSMRTAEEIAASLYVSVNTVKTHLRGIYRKLGVNQRRDAVVAARRCGLL; translated from the coding sequence ATGACTAGCAGTGCGCAGGTGGCGGAGACCGAGCCGGGGGCGCGGATACCGGTGCTGGCCCCTCCGGTGCTCCGCCGGGAGCGGCTGGAGTCCATAGTGGACAAACATCTGCGGCCGGATGCCCCGCCGGTGTTGCTGGTGTGCGCCCCCGCGGGGACCGGGAAGACCACGCTGCTCGCCTCCTGGGCTGGGCGGCGGGTCCAGGAGGCCGGGACGCCCGTGGTGCGCTGGGCCACCATCACCGCGCGGGACAACGAACCACAGGTGCTGGCCGCCACCATCGACGCAGCGCTGAGCGGCCGTTCGGGCAGCGAACCGGCTCCGGTCTGCCTGGTGCTGGACGAGGTGCACGAACTGCTGGCGCCGCAGGCTTCGCGCGAGCTGGAGCGCTGGTTGCGCGGGCTGCCCGCGGGCCTGCGGGTGGTGCTGCTGGCCCGTTTCCCGCCTCCGCTCGGGCTGGCCCGGCTGAGGGTGGAGGGCCGGTTGCGCGAGATCGGCATGGCCGAGCTGGCTTTTACGGCCGAGGAGGGTGCCGCGCTGCTCACCGCCGCCGGGCAGGCGCCCACCTCGGGTGAGCTGGACCGGCTGATGCGGCACACCGAAGGCTGGGCGGCTGGGCTGCGGCTGGCCGCGATCGCCCGCACCGGCGAACCGGACTCGGCCGACCGGGTGCTCGCTGACTACCTGCGCAACGAGGTCCTCGCCACCGAAACCGCCCTCGTGCGGCAGTTGCTGACCGCGGTGTCGGTGTGCGAGGCGTTCACCGTCGAACTGGCCACCGCGCTGAGCGGACTGGAGCAGACCGGGCACCTGGTGGACCAGCTCCACCGCGTCCGCGGGCTGCTGCGCCAACCGGACGGCGCGGGCCACTGGTACCGCTGTCACCCGTTGCTGCGCCACCACCTGCACGCCGAACTGACCCGGACGCGCCCGGAACAGGCTCTGGAGCTGCACCGGCGGGCCGCGGACTGGTTCCTGGCCGCGGGCGCCCGGATGCTCGCCCTGGAACACGCCGTGGCCGGACGGCGGGTGGACCTGGCGGCCCGGCTGGTCGCCGAGGTCGGCGTGGCGGAGCTGCTGGCCGGGCGAGCCGAGGCGCTGGCCTCGGTGCTGACCAGGTTGCCCGAGCACGTGCTCGCCCGTCCGTCGGTGGCCCTGGTGGTCGCGGCGACCGCGCTGGCCGGCGGGGACACCGCCGCGGCCGAGGAGGCGCTGCGCCGGATCGGTCACTCCGGATTGCCGTTGCGCTCGCCCCGGCTGCGCGTGCTCAGCGCGGCGGTCCTGTTGTGGCGCGGCTACGCCACTGGAGCGGGTGCGAGCGCCGAACTGGTCGACATCGCCGCGGCGGACAGCGGTTGCCCGGAGGTCGACCTGCTCGTGCTGCTGGTCAGGGCCGGCTGGGCGCTGCGGCAGGGCGACCTGCTCGCGGCCCGGTCCGCGCTGGAGCGGGCGCACCGGCTGGCCGCGGCCGGGGAACGACGGGGCGGCCTGCTGCACGTGCTGGCCCAGCAGGCGATCGTGGCCGCGGTCGAGGGCGAGCTGGCCACCGCGCGGACGCTGGCCGGCGGCGCGGTCCGCCTCGCCGAGGAGCAGCAGTGGACCACCTCCGCGATCTGCGGCGCGGCGCGCCTGGTGCTCGCCGCCGAGGCGCAGCTACGGCTGGACACCGACACCGTCCGCGCGCACCTCACCGCCGCCGCCCCGGCCTGTGCCGGCGATTCGTTGCCGCGCTTGGCCATGGGCAGCTTGACCGCGGTGCTGCGCTTCGACACCGGCGCGGACCCGCACCGGGCACTGCTCGACCTGTGCGCGCTGTGGGCCGACCACGACTGGCGAGAACTCTGCCCGCCCTGGCTGGCGGCGTGGTTCAGCCCGATGGCGGTGCGGATGGCGCTCCAGGTCGGCGAGCTGGACCGGGCCAGGCAGATCGCCGAGCACGGCACCCGGCTGCTGGGCTCCCGCGCCGAAGCCGGGTTGCTGCGCGCGATCATGCAGGCCCACCGCGGCAGGCTCAACCAGGCCCGGCGGTCGCTGGCCCCCGTGCTGGCCGGTCGCCAGCCCCCCGCGGCCGGGCACAACCTGGTGGAGGCCTGGCTGCTGGAAGCCGTGCTCGCCGACCGGATGCGCGCCGACCGGCACGCGCACCGGGCGCTGTGCCAGGCACTGGCCCTGGCCGGGCCCGGGGAACTGCTGCGGCCGTTCCGCAGCGCCGGTGCGCCGATCAGGGACCTGCTCGCCCGCAACCTCGGCCGCTACGGCCGGCTGGAACACTTCGCCGCCGCCGCGGCCGCGGCACCCGCGATCGAGCGGGCCGCGGTGACCGCCACGCTCACCAGCCGCGAGCTGGACCTGCTGGCCGAGTTGCCCTCGATGCGCACCGCCGAGGAGATCGCCGCCTCGCTCTACGTCTCGGTCAACACGGTCAAGACCCACCTGCGTGGCATCTACCGCAAGCTCGGCGTCAACCAGCGGCGGGACGCGGTGGTCGCGGCCCGCCGCTGCGGCCTGCTCTGA
- a CDS encoding alkyl sulfatase C-terminal domain-containing protein, producing MTIPRQRRVVRVLPPSQQHPPEVIAAGSGRAWVLRDPGGGCSCLAVEGDTGLVLVNSGVDVAQGRAIAATLPLLSAKPVCAVVYPRSAMRHCLGTAAIVPPAEVSTGAVVVAGLPAWGTEGLTAAWPPPAEPLDPGLPPVPPNLLARGERGLRVGGIHLRLLPVDEQALAVHLPEHRLVFLGEPGPEPLRWVAAVDVLLSARIEHVLGTHLPLLSGATRAEEMLTLWRDSVQHRHDQAVRRKLDGARPEDAATSLLDLAEFPALRTWLGPARSTCQDGPVRTTAAAATSARPAPRIARAQRVLLLAGGRDPVLAEAVRRLDAADPQGAAELAADLVLLDPADAEARKVWGAALCDLADAEADPGWQRRYRTAATTLDETTDPTAAPREIARRLRGRPPGALLELLRYRLDPARVTGGRTRLRCRITDTAEHFELELRNKVLLVRRSPPVRPADATVVLGSAALAEYVAGAADLPDLLVRHEVTVDGRPEAAAAFFAAFDREIRVPADPAAELPGPRRERDRPCAPR from the coding sequence ATGACAATTCCCCGTCAGCGCCGCGTTGTCCGTGTCCTTCCGCCCAGCCAGCAGCATCCGCCCGAGGTGATCGCGGCCGGCTCCGGCCGGGCCTGGGTGCTGCGGGATCCCGGAGGCGGCTGCTCCTGCCTCGCCGTCGAAGGCGACACCGGCCTGGTCCTGGTCAACAGCGGCGTCGACGTCGCGCAGGGCCGGGCCATCGCGGCGACGCTGCCGCTGCTGTCGGCGAAACCGGTGTGCGCGGTGGTCTACCCGCGGTCGGCCATGCGGCACTGCCTGGGCACCGCCGCGATCGTGCCCCCGGCCGAGGTCAGCACCGGGGCGGTCGTGGTCGCGGGCCTGCCGGCCTGGGGCACGGAGGGGCTGACCGCCGCCTGGCCACCACCGGCCGAGCCACTTGATCCCGGGCTCCCGCCGGTGCCGCCCAACCTCTTGGCACGCGGCGAACGTGGGCTCCGGGTGGGCGGCATCCACCTGCGGCTGCTCCCGGTCGACGAGCAGGCACTGGCGGTGCACCTGCCCGAGCACCGGCTGGTCTTCCTCGGTGAGCCCGGCCCGGAACCACTGCGCTGGGTCGCGGCGGTCGATGTGCTGCTCTCCGCGCGGATCGAGCACGTGCTGGGCACGCACCTCCCGCTGCTCTCCGGTGCCACGCGGGCCGAGGAGATGCTCACCCTGTGGCGGGACTCCGTGCAGCACCGGCACGACCAGGCGGTGCGCCGGAAGCTCGACGGCGCCCGGCCCGAGGACGCCGCCACGTCACTGCTGGACCTGGCTGAGTTCCCGGCCCTGCGGACCTGGCTGGGCCCGGCCCGGTCCACCTGCCAGGACGGACCTGTGCGCACGACCGCCGCGGCGGCCACCTCGGCCCGCCCGGCCCCGCGAATCGCGCGTGCCCAACGGGTTCTCCTGCTCGCCGGCGGCCGTGACCCGGTGCTGGCCGAGGCCGTCCGGCGTCTGGATGCCGCAGATCCGCAGGGGGCGGCGGAACTGGCCGCCGACCTGGTGCTGCTCGACCCGGCCGACGCCGAGGCCAGGAAGGTCTGGGGAGCGGCGCTGTGCGACCTGGCCGACGCCGAAGCCGATCCGGGGTGGCAACGGCGCTACCGCACCGCCGCGACCACCCTCGACGAGACCACCGACCCGACCGCGGCACCCCGCGAGATCGCGCGGCGACTACGCGGCCGTCCGCCCGGCGCACTGCTGGAACTGCTGCGCTACCGCCTGGATCCCGCCCGAGTCACCGGCGGCCGGACCCGGCTGCGCTGCCGGATCACCGACACCGCCGAGCACTTCGAGCTGGAACTGCGCAACAAGGTGCTGCTGGTGCGCAGATCACCCCCGGTCCGCCCGGCGGACGCCACCGTGGTGCTCGGCTCGGCCGCACTCGCGGAGTACGTGGCCGGCGCGGCCGACCTGCCAGACCTGCTGGTCCGGCACGAGGTGACCGTCGACGGCCGCCCCGAGGCCGCGGCCGCCTTCTTCGCCGCCTTCGACCGGGAGATCCGCGTGCCGGCTGACCCGGCCGCGGAACTGCCCGGTCCGAGGCGGGAACGAGACCGGCCGTGCGCGCCGCGCTGA
- a CDS encoding SDR family NAD(P)-dependent oxidoreductase codes for MTGASAGIGRALAGELAAAGYTVTGVARDEERLRAAVGALGDGHTALTADLATAHGRARVVQAVRDTRFDVLVNNAGVAVTGPFADVDLDTAVGMMELNCVAPVTLAHAYLAAARPGDALINISSVLAFAPAAGLSVYSASKAFLTSFSESLWLEHRARGVYVMNLCPGITATASQAYDGDDVPASMVQTPEQVAATAIAVLHRRRRPTVVSGRRNTVFAAAMRLLPRRMVLRMLGAAQGPPS; via the coding sequence GTGACCGGCGCCAGCGCCGGCATCGGCCGCGCGCTCGCCGGTGAGCTGGCCGCGGCGGGGTACACGGTCACCGGCGTAGCCAGAGACGAGGAACGCCTGCGCGCGGCCGTCGGCGCGCTGGGAGACGGGCACACCGCGCTCACCGCTGACCTGGCGACCGCCCATGGCCGCGCCCGTGTCGTCCAAGCCGTGCGCGACACCCGTTTCGACGTCCTGGTCAACAACGCCGGCGTGGCGGTGACCGGGCCGTTCGCGGACGTCGACCTGGACACGGCAGTGGGGATGATGGAGCTCAACTGCGTAGCACCGGTTACGCTCGCCCACGCCTACCTCGCCGCGGCCCGGCCGGGGGACGCGCTGATCAACATCTCGTCCGTGCTCGCCTTCGCCCCGGCGGCCGGGCTGAGCGTCTACAGCGCTTCCAAGGCCTTCCTCACCTCCTTCTCAGAGTCGCTGTGGCTCGAGCACCGGGCGCGCGGCGTCTACGTCATGAACCTGTGCCCAGGTATTACCGCGACGGCCTCGCAGGCGTACGACGGTGACGACGTGCCCGCCAGCATGGTGCAGACGCCAGAGCAGGTGGCCGCTACGGCGATCGCCGTGCTGCACCGCCGCCGCCGTCCCACAGTCGTCTCCGGCCGGCGGAACACCGTGTTCGCCGCGGCGATGCGGCTCCTGCCGCGCCGGATGGTCCTGCGTATGCTCGGCGCGGCACAGGGCCCGCCGTCCTGA
- the rfbH gene encoding lipopolysaccharide biosynthesis protein RfbH: MTDIQALILDHVRKYHRERDQGREFIPGETPLPPSGAVLDEDDRAALVEAALNLRIATGSVAEQFERAFAATVGRRKAHLTNSGSSANLLALTALTQRELGDRRLRPGDEVVTVAAGFPTTVHPIVQNGLIPVFVDIELGTYNTTVDRVAAAIGPRTRAIMIAHALGNPFPVAEIADLATEHGLFLVEDNCDAVGSTYRGRPTGSFGDMSTVSFYPAHHLTSGEGGCVLTDNVRLSKVVESLRDWGRDCWCLPGHNDTCRRRFSQQFGTLPFGYDHKYTFSRIGYNLKTTDLQAALGLSQLAKLTDFGAARRRNWQRLREGLDGVPGLLLPRATPNSDPSWFGFLLTVRPGAPFSRTAILQYLESRRIGTRMLFSGNLIRQPAYQDVAYRVSGDLTNSDIVTERTFWIGVYPGLTTEMIDYMSASIREFVSGRR, translated from the coding sequence ATGACGGACATTCAGGCGCTGATCCTCGACCACGTCCGCAAGTACCACCGGGAGCGGGACCAGGGGCGCGAGTTCATCCCGGGAGAGACGCCGCTGCCACCGTCCGGCGCGGTACTGGATGAGGACGACCGGGCCGCGCTGGTCGAAGCGGCCCTGAACCTGCGCATCGCCACCGGTTCGGTGGCCGAGCAGTTCGAGCGCGCGTTCGCCGCTACCGTCGGGCGTCGCAAGGCGCACCTGACCAACTCCGGCTCGTCGGCCAACCTGTTGGCGCTCACCGCTTTGACCCAGCGAGAGCTCGGCGACCGGCGGCTGCGGCCCGGCGACGAGGTGGTCACCGTGGCCGCCGGCTTCCCGACCACAGTGCACCCGATCGTGCAGAACGGGCTGATCCCAGTCTTCGTCGACATCGAGCTCGGCACGTACAACACCACGGTGGACCGGGTCGCGGCCGCGATAGGGCCACGTACCCGGGCGATCATGATCGCGCATGCGCTGGGCAACCCGTTCCCGGTTGCCGAGATCGCCGACCTCGCGACGGAGCACGGCCTGTTCCTGGTGGAAGACAACTGCGACGCGGTCGGCAGCACCTACCGGGGCCGGCCAACCGGCTCGTTCGGCGACATGAGCACCGTCAGCTTCTACCCGGCGCACCACCTGACGTCCGGCGAAGGCGGCTGCGTGCTGACCGACAACGTCCGACTGTCCAAAGTGGTCGAGTCGCTACGCGACTGGGGACGAGACTGCTGGTGCCTGCCCGGGCACAACGACACCTGCCGGCGCCGCTTCAGCCAGCAGTTCGGCACCCTGCCGTTCGGGTACGACCACAAGTACACGTTCTCCCGGATCGGCTACAACCTGAAGACCACTGACCTGCAGGCCGCCCTGGGTCTGTCGCAGCTGGCCAAGCTGACCGACTTCGGCGCGGCCCGGCGGCGCAACTGGCAGCGACTGCGGGAGGGCCTCGACGGCGTGCCGGGTCTGCTGCTGCCACGCGCCACTCCGAACAGCGACCCGAGCTGGTTCGGCTTCCTGCTGACAGTGCGGCCGGGCGCCCCGTTCAGCCGCACCGCCATCCTCCAGTACTTGGAGTCGCGGCGGATCGGAACCCGGATGTTGTTCTCCGGCAACCTGATCCGGCAACCGGCCTACCAAGACGTTGCGTACCGCGTCTCCGGGGACCTGACCAACAGCGACATAGTTACCGAGCGGACCTTCTGGATCGGCGTCTATCCAGGCCTGACCACGGAGATGATCGACTACATGAGCGCGTCGATCCGGGAGTTCGTCTCGGGGCGCCGATGA
- a CDS encoding class I SAM-dependent methyltransferase, translating to MGDIEYRDSRVLPRESEQERDVRTRLTKLLTETPIPPVYLIDNLPVYLRRHQLADLLAMDALYRMLPEVPGVIMEFGVLHGRHLAILTALRALHEPYNSYRRIIGFDTFTGFPEISEIDQASPSAAVGRFAVPDGEVEHLREVLAAHEAGDPVSHVQRTFVVQGDVRETLPQYLRDNPETVIGMVFFDLDLYEPTREALRAIRPCLAKGSIIAFDELGHPRWPGVTAAVREGLGLEQVTLRQIPGREQPVVYLRWGE from the coding sequence ATGGGCGACATCGAGTACAGGGACTCCCGGGTGCTGCCGCGGGAGTCGGAGCAGGAGCGGGATGTGCGGACGCGGCTGACCAAGCTGCTGACCGAGACGCCCATACCGCCGGTCTACTTGATCGACAACCTTCCAGTGTACCTGCGCAGGCACCAGTTGGCCGACCTGCTCGCCATGGACGCGCTCTACCGCATGCTGCCCGAGGTGCCGGGCGTCATCATGGAGTTCGGCGTCCTGCACGGCCGCCATCTCGCCATCCTCACCGCGCTACGCGCCCTGCACGAGCCGTACAACTCGTACCGCCGGATCATCGGGTTCGACACCTTCACCGGGTTTCCCGAGATCTCCGAGATCGACCAGGCGAGTCCGAGTGCCGCGGTCGGCCGGTTCGCGGTCCCGGACGGCGAGGTAGAGCACCTGCGCGAGGTCCTTGCCGCTCACGAGGCGGGCGATCCCGTATCGCACGTGCAGCGCACCTTCGTGGTGCAAGGGGACGTGCGTGAGACGCTGCCGCAGTACCTGCGCGACAACCCGGAAACCGTGATCGGGATGGTCTTCTTCGACCTCGATCTCTACGAGCCCACCCGGGAGGCGCTGCGGGCGATCCGCCCCTGCCTCGCCAAGGGCAGCATCATCGCCTTCGACGAGCTGGGCCATCCTCGGTGGCCGGGCGTGACCGCGGCGGTCCGCGAAGGTCTCGGGCTGGAGCAGGTGACACTGCGGCAGATTCCCGGCCGGGAACAGCCGGTGGTCTACCTGCGATGGGGCGAGTAG
- a CDS encoding CBS domain-containing protein, with the protein MLARLGCAAVPVVDEDGRLVGVLSEADVLRCRLDGEPPPRRDRRVAEAMTTEVVVTAPGAELTEVARTLVEGRLRSLPVLNGRVVVGVISRRDLIRALVRADAVIAEEVRHRLADLPGALWNWRLEVADGVVTLDERSAGATGPCVESGQARMVVVGSRGRGRSAGMVLGSTSQSLLCRRRPSTEDSPQWSASPLAAPLPGWRCGGGTRPSVPRWVRPRTRN; encoded by the coding sequence GTGCTGGCCCGGCTGGGCTGCGCCGCCGTGCCGGTGGTGGATGAGGACGGCCGGTTGGTCGGCGTCCTCAGTGAGGCCGACGTGCTGCGCTGCCGCCTGGACGGCGAGCCGCCGCCCCGCCGGGACCGCAGGGTGGCCGAGGCGATGACCACCGAGGTCGTGGTCACCGCACCGGGCGCCGAGCTCACCGAGGTGGCCCGCACGTTGGTCGAGGGCCGGCTCCGCAGCCTGCCGGTGCTCAACGGCAGGGTCGTGGTCGGGGTGATCAGCCGCCGCGACCTGATCCGGGCGCTGGTGCGCGCCGACGCGGTGATCGCCGAGGAGGTCCGGCACCGGCTCGCCGACCTGCCCGGCGCGCTGTGGAACTGGCGGTTGGAGGTAGCCGACGGCGTGGTGACCCTGGACGAGCGGAGCGCGGGCGCCACCGGCCCGTGCGTGGAGTCCGGACAGGCCCGCATGGTCGTGGTCGGTTCCCGCGGCCGTGGCCGGTCCGCCGGAATGGTGCTCGGCTCCACCAGCCAGTCGCTGCTCTGCCGCCGTCGTCCATCCACTGAGGACAGTCCACAATGGAGTGCCTCTCCGCTCGCGGCGCCGTTGCCCGGCTGGCGCTGCGGCGGCGGCACGCGCCCGAGCGTGCCGCGCTGGGTTCGGCCACGTACGCGGAACTGA
- a CDS encoding aldo/keto reductase produces the protein MQAEASRGDAPDPLYTRLGRTGLKVSRLALGTVNFGGRVDEPETHKIMDHAMDRGINFLDTADIYGWRVRKGHTEESIGRWLAGNPSRRDQLVLATKVGNPMGPGPNDEGLSARHIIAACEASLRRMRTDWIDLYQMHRLDPAVGWDEVWQAMEQLVAQGKIRYVGSSNFAGWSIAAAQEAARRRHFTGLASEQCVFNLPTRYPELEIIPAAHAYGVAILVWSPLHGGLLAGALRKLAEGTAVKSAQGRARAALSRHRGTIAEYERFCDEIGQPPAVVGQAWVLSRPGVTAVVIGPRTTQHVDAALSALRLTLPEPQLARLDVLFPPVGRGGPAPEAWIS, from the coding sequence ATGCAGGCTGAGGCTTCACGCGGAGACGCGCCCGACCCGCTCTACACCCGGCTCGGCCGCACCGGCCTGAAGGTCAGCCGGCTTGCGCTCGGCACCGTGAACTTCGGCGGGCGGGTGGACGAGCCCGAGACGCACAAGATCATGGACCACGCGATGGACCGGGGCATCAACTTCTTGGACACCGCCGACATCTACGGCTGGCGGGTGCGCAAGGGGCACACCGAGGAGTCGATCGGCCGGTGGCTGGCGGGCAACCCCTCCCGGCGCGATCAGCTGGTGCTGGCCACCAAGGTCGGCAACCCGATGGGCCCGGGGCCGAACGACGAAGGGCTCTCGGCGCGGCACATCATCGCCGCCTGCGAGGCGTCGCTGCGCCGCATGCGCACCGACTGGATCGACCTCTACCAGATGCACCGGCTGGACCCGGCGGTCGGCTGGGACGAGGTGTGGCAGGCGATGGAACAGCTGGTGGCACAGGGCAAGATTCGCTACGTCGGGTCGTCGAACTTCGCCGGCTGGAGCATCGCCGCGGCACAGGAGGCTGCGCGCCGCCGCCACTTCACCGGGCTGGCCTCCGAGCAGTGTGTGTTCAACCTCCCCACCCGGTATCCGGAGCTGGAGATAATCCCGGCCGCGCACGCGTACGGCGTGGCCATTCTGGTCTGGTCGCCGCTGCACGGCGGCCTGCTGGCCGGCGCGCTGCGCAAACTGGCCGAGGGGACGGCGGTCAAGTCCGCCCAAGGCCGCGCCCGCGCCGCGCTCAGCCGGCATCGCGGCACCATCGCCGAGTACGAGCGGTTCTGCGACGAGATCGGCCAGCCGCCCGCGGTGGTCGGTCAGGCCTGGGTCCTGTCGAGGCCGGGCGTGACCGCGGTCGTCATCGGTCCCCGGACAACGCAGCACGTCGACGCGGCGCTCTCCGCGTTGCGGCTCACCCTGCCGGAGCCGCAGCTCGCCCGGCTGGATGTCCTGTTCCCCCCGGTGGGCCGGGGCGGCCCCGCACCGGAGGCCTGGATCTCGTGA